From the Thermus filiformis genome, one window contains:
- a CDS encoding tubulin-like doman-containing protein yields the protein MAVYQLKRTVLIGLGGTGKKALLHAKKRFLETFGEEPPLVRFLLLDTTSANTDHLTARTPDGREEKVRLRASEVLHIEARGASLLPQVHDEIREWFPPKADLKANILSGAGQIRALGRLALFANATTVYENLRDLLALARDYQDERPALDRRHVYEPYTPHLTLVLVGSLAGGTGSGIFLDVAFVLRELMKDEDQLYGYFLLPDIYVNRPGTQNVEANAYAALKELDHFMSQEDTWSYTFGGRRIQVRKKPFDMVFLVNRENRAGKAFNELDDLAELLGLGLYLASGPLGKEQMDVFDNIVHQLNEQKGRYYGKTAHYASFGAAELRFDHHRVHREEGRGKALTTLRRWLSPQAHWDVGFVQRFAEGVSELKPPEDEEEAPPRAASKLEEDQAVFSQLRSELGLGKEKALQKYRQFWEKEGHLSRFLEDLEERLEKAWKEGGLPDLIQGLEKAAESLESLVKTLGKKAEDSRGELEEELGGLEQRISKASSAPPRSSFPPRQRPSSEPIMDRRTVRRIWEMAKLAWADQARLELARKTKREVEERLGELRELERRLRNRLERLEGEGVRKEGPGQDRSPFILTLPPPYEAEKALAGVDEPLREDKEKPSLKSLLKDPEGVVDVFLGQGESTLKGWLKGVIEGREESRTLWEAVERTFRELNGLSAPAWDYQDAWVANPGLGYREEVFILGLEDASDKEDPLVADEELLSVFAGTLRDRMRLQRVSTGDPNRLLFYKVEASIPAFALRGVGIYRERYEQLRKERSFHVDRRWEETFPDLFPQPSQEEVARVWTKARLMGILEGGAEEGYRFPDLRQERGRYKNLGLSPAEAFHSLEADFFAYKELESQVAAKEKGLKRDPQGLEALRHRVAEALENRERLLAEGEGTWRPEDLEVFRLERDVLRGLQQELAQYDPRRGTDDFPHL from the coding sequence ATGGCGGTATACCAACTAAAAAGGACTGTTCTCATCGGACTTGGCGGCACCGGCAAAAAAGCCCTTCTGCACGCCAAGAAGCGCTTCCTGGAAACCTTCGGCGAGGAGCCTCCCCTGGTGCGGTTCCTCCTCCTGGACACCACCAGCGCCAACACGGACCACCTCACGGCCCGCACGCCGGATGGGCGGGAGGAGAAGGTCCGGCTTAGGGCCAGCGAGGTCCTCCATATAGAGGCCCGGGGGGCGAGCCTCCTCCCGCAAGTCCACGACGAGATCCGCGAGTGGTTCCCCCCCAAGGCCGATCTCAAGGCCAACATTCTCTCGGGGGCGGGCCAGATCCGGGCCCTGGGGCGGCTTGCCCTTTTCGCCAACGCCACCACCGTCTACGAGAACCTGCGGGACCTTTTGGCCCTGGCCCGGGACTACCAGGACGAGCGCCCGGCCTTGGACCGGCGGCACGTGTACGAGCCCTACACACCCCACCTGACCCTGGTCCTGGTGGGCTCGTTGGCCGGGGGGACGGGCTCGGGGATCTTTTTGGACGTGGCCTTCGTCCTGCGGGAGCTCATGAAGGACGAGGACCAGCTTTACGGCTACTTCCTCCTCCCTGACATCTACGTGAACCGGCCCGGGACCCAAAACGTGGAGGCCAACGCCTACGCCGCCTTGAAGGAGCTGGACCACTTCATGAGCCAGGAGGACACGTGGAGCTACACCTTTGGGGGGCGGCGCATCCAGGTCCGCAAAAAGCCCTTTGACATGGTGTTCCTGGTCAACCGGGAGAACCGGGCCGGGAAGGCCTTCAACGAGCTGGACGACCTGGCGGAGCTCCTCGGCCTGGGGCTTTACCTGGCCAGCGGCCCCCTGGGCAAGGAGCAGATGGACGTCTTTGACAACATCGTCCACCAGCTGAACGAGCAGAAGGGCCGGTACTACGGCAAGACCGCGCACTACGCCAGCTTTGGAGCGGCGGAGCTGCGCTTTGACCATCATAGGGTGCACCGGGAGGAGGGCCGGGGCAAGGCCCTGACCACCCTGAGGCGCTGGTTAAGCCCGCAAGCCCACTGGGACGTGGGGTTTGTTCAGCGCTTTGCGGAGGGGGTTTCCGAGCTCAAGCCTCCCGAGGACGAGGAAGAAGCACCACCTAGAGCCGCCAGTAAACTGGAAGAAGACCAGGCCGTCTTTTCGCAGTTAAGAAGCGAACTGGGATTGGGGAAAGAAAAGGCCCTGCAGAAGTACCGGCAGTTTTGGGAGAAGGAAGGGCACCTTTCCCGCTTCCTCGAGGACCTGGAAGAGCGCCTGGAAAAGGCCTGGAAGGAAGGCGGCCTACCCGATCTGATCCAGGGCCTGGAAAAGGCCGCTGAAAGTCTGGAAAGTCTAGTAAAAACCCTGGGCAAAAAGGCGGAGGACAGCAGGGGGGAGCTCGAGGAGGAGTTGGGGGGGTTAGAGCAGCGAATCAGCAAAGCCAGCAGTGCCCCTCCCCGGTCCAGTTTTCCTCCGAGGCAACGTCCTTCCTCCGAGCCCATTATGGATCGGAGAACCGTTCGCCGGATATGGGAGATGGCGAAGTTGGCCTGGGCGGACCAGGCCCGCCTCGAGCTGGCCCGCAAGACCAAAAGGGAGGTAGAGGAGCGCCTCGGGGAGCTGCGGGAGCTGGAGCGCCGCCTGAGGAACCGCTTGGAGCGGCTGGAGGGAGAGGGGGTGCGGAAGGAAGGGCCGGGGCAGGACCGGAGCCCCTTCATCCTGACCCTTCCCCCGCCCTACGAGGCGGAAAAAGCCTTGGCCGGGGTGGACGAACCTCTTCGGGAAGACAAGGAAAAGCCCTCCCTAAAGTCGCTTCTGAAGGACCCCGAGGGGGTGGTGGACGTCTTTTTAGGCCAGGGGGAAAGCACCCTAAAGGGCTGGCTTAAAGGGGTCATAGAGGGAAGGGAGGAGAGCCGGACCCTTTGGGAGGCGGTGGAGCGCACCTTCCGGGAACTGAACGGGCTTTCCGCCCCAGCCTGGGACTACCAGGACGCCTGGGTGGCCAACCCCGGGCTGGGCTACCGGGAAGAGGTCTTCATCCTGGGCCTCGAGGACGCCTCGGACAAGGAGGACCCTCTGGTGGCCGATGAAGAGCTCCTCAGCGTCTTCGCCGGCACCCTACGGGACCGGATGCGCCTGCAACGCGTCTCCACCGGGGACCCAAACCGGCTGCTCTTCTACAAGGTGGAGGCCTCCATCCCCGCCTTTGCCCTCCGAGGGGTCGGGATTTACCGGGAACGCTACGAACAGCTCCGGAAGGAGCGGAGCTTTCACGTGGACCGCCGCTGGGAGGAGACCTTCCCCGACCTTTTCCCCCAGCCCTCCCAGGAAGAGGTGGCCCGGGTTTGGACCAAGGCCAGACTCATGGGCATCCTGGAAGGCGGGGCAGAGGAGGGGTACCGCTTTCCAGACCTCCGGCAGGAGAGAGGGCGGTACAAGAACCTGGGCCTGAGCCCTGCCGAGGCCTTCCACAGCCTGGAAGCCGATTTCTTCGCGTACAAGGAGCTGGAGTCCCAGGTGGCCGCCAAGGAAAAGGGGCTCAAGCGCGACCCGCAAGGCCTCGAGGCCCTGCGTCACAGGGTGGCCGAGGCCCTGGAAAACCGCGAGCGGCTTCTGGCGGAAGGGGAAGGGACCTGGCGCCCGGAAGACCTGGAGGTCTTCCGCCTGGAAAGGGACGTCCTAAGGGGCTTACAGCAGGAACTGGCCCAGTACGACCCCAGGCGCGGCACGGACGATTTTCCTCACCTGTAG
- the brxL gene encoding BREX system Lon protease-like protein BrxL, protein MSAWSALWEKARAAFPDQVVLKSLTQENLFHRVPRFVVENLLARAGGTEEGVSRVRQILKERYLGPGNAEWVKDQLLRKGRFVLIDRLEVRVDLGSGTYWAQIPSLGGHEAEVNPALVEEHPGVLYGLWGTMELRHEGRGRVRLSHFYPFQAVLLRLDGYLAGRAQFTPEEWLDFLLGSVGINPDPLTRRQKLLYLARLAPLVEPNLHLMELGPRQTGKTYLLRNTASEAFVISGGKVTPAVLFYNQLTRRPGLVATYKVLIFDEIAHTAWEDPSIVSILKDFMESGQFSRGGKTLASEASLVFLGNTDHPHPPVTRALPSGLRGDTAFLDRIHGILPGHEFPKITPELLYQGPGLVVDYLSAALQRLRPLHFSVDFPPPKGATQRDLRALRKWLSAFLKLLYPAQDWPKEAVGELLELALELRRRVCEELRHYNPQEFPRCFGPEDAEKEAPRLSWEEVFPLLDPDYHPLFQALRDRGLPPPTEGPEDLVGPAGVVGHSLARWGEKRLVPRGLGAYGLEVTPETEVEVVAQYLQGGLIG, encoded by the coding sequence ATGAGCGCTTGGAGTGCCCTCTGGGAAAAAGCAAGGGCCGCATTCCCCGACCAGGTGGTCCTCAAGTCCCTCACCCAGGAGAATCTGTTTCACCGTGTCCCCCGCTTCGTGGTGGAAAACCTCCTGGCTCGAGCCGGGGGGACCGAGGAGGGGGTAAGCAGGGTCCGTCAGATCCTAAAGGAGCGGTACCTGGGCCCCGGAAACGCAGAGTGGGTCAAGGACCAGCTCCTCCGGAAGGGGCGTTTCGTCCTCATAGACCGCCTCGAGGTCCGGGTGGACTTGGGCTCCGGCACCTACTGGGCCCAGATCCCCAGCCTGGGTGGGCACGAGGCGGAGGTAAACCCCGCTCTGGTGGAAGAACACCCGGGGGTCCTCTACGGCCTCTGGGGCACAATGGAGCTCCGCCACGAGGGGAGAGGGCGGGTCCGGCTCAGCCACTTCTACCCCTTCCAGGCGGTCCTCTTGCGCCTGGACGGCTATCTGGCGGGCCGGGCCCAATTCACCCCGGAGGAGTGGCTGGACTTCCTATTGGGCAGCGTGGGGATCAACCCCGATCCCCTGACGCGCCGACAGAAGCTCCTTTACCTGGCCCGCCTGGCTCCCCTGGTGGAGCCCAACCTGCACCTCATGGAGCTCGGCCCCAGGCAGACGGGGAAGACCTACCTTCTGCGCAACACCGCCTCCGAGGCCTTCGTCATCTCCGGGGGAAAGGTCACCCCGGCGGTCCTCTTTTACAACCAGCTCACCCGCCGGCCCGGCCTGGTGGCCACCTACAAGGTTCTCATCTTTGACGAGATCGCCCACACCGCCTGGGAGGACCCCTCCATCGTCTCCATCCTCAAGGACTTCATGGAGTCGGGCCAGTTCAGCCGGGGCGGGAAGACCCTTGCCTCAGAGGCCTCCCTGGTCTTCCTGGGCAACACCGACCATCCCCACCCGCCCGTGACCCGGGCCCTACCCTCCGGACTGCGGGGGGACACCGCCTTCCTGGATCGCATTCACGGAATCCTTCCGGGGCACGAGTTTCCCAAGATCACCCCGGAGCTCCTCTACCAGGGCCCCGGCCTGGTGGTGGACTACCTGAGCGCCGCCCTGCAACGCCTCAGGCCCCTCCACTTCTCCGTGGACTTCCCCCCTCCCAAGGGGGCCACCCAGCGGGACCTCCGGGCCCTGCGCAAGTGGCTCTCCGCCTTCTTGAAACTCCTTTATCCGGCCCAGGATTGGCCCAAGGAAGCGGTAGGAGAGCTTCTGGAGCTGGCCCTCGAGCTCCGGAGAAGGGTGTGTGAGGAACTCCGCCACTACAACCCCCAGGAGTTCCCCCGTTGCTTCGGTCCAGAAGACGCCGAAAAGGAGGCCCCCCGCCTCTCCTGGGAGGAGGTCTTCCCCCTTCTGGACCCGGACTACCACCCCCTCTTCCAGGCCCTGAGGGACCGGGGCCTCCCCCCACCCACCGAGGGCCCCGAGGACCTGGTGGGCCCAGCAGGCGTGGTGGGCCATTCCCTGGCCCGCTGGGGAGAGAAGCGCCTGGTGCCTCGCGGGCTCGGGGCGTATGGCCTCGAGGTGACGCCTGAGACGGAGGTGGAGGTGGTGGCCCAGTACCTCCAGGGGGGCCTCATAGGTTAG
- a CDS encoding type II toxin-antitoxin system RelE/ParE family toxin, giving the protein MARYRVEMYVDARGRSRLEDWLEELSAYHRALALRLIKRLEEQGPDIRPPVAKPLAHLEAPIWELRHHSGLRIYYWQEGMDRFVVAAGELKKQDRPDPRLLAWVVRAYHESRRREVN; this is encoded by the coding sequence GTGGCGCGGTACCGGGTGGAGATGTACGTGGACGCCAGAGGGCGGAGTCGGCTCGAGGATTGGCTGGAAGAGCTTAGCGCTTACCACCGAGCCTTGGCCCTCCGGCTCATCAAACGCCTGGAGGAGCAAGGCCCCGACATCCGCCCCCCCGTGGCCAAGCCTCTGGCTCATCTGGAGGCCCCCATCTGGGAACTCCGCCACCACTCTGGCTTGCGCATCTACTACTGGCAAGAAGGAATGGATCGCTTCGTGGTCGCCGCAGGAGAGCTTAAGAAGCAGGACAGACCGGACCCGAGGCTCCTGGCCTGGGTGGTCCGGGCCTACCACGAAAGCCGAAGGCGAGAGGTGAACTGA
- a CDS encoding helix-turn-helix domain-containing protein: MEDPELRSEYRRVLDEELGETLTYLRETLGLSQGELAKRLGVSRSRVSQMETAAGLSLSLETLARYAQALGLSLRLEFADERGEVLARYTLSPEEAVAEPVTTGWVLPEGLLGAVGRGSTDQAA, from the coding sequence TTGGAGGACCCCGAACTGCGCTCCGAGTACCGCCGCGTGCTGGATGAGGAGCTCGGAGAGACCTTGACCTATCTGCGGGAGACCCTGGGGCTTTCGCAGGGGGAGCTCGCCAAGCGGCTGGGCGTCTCCCGCAGCCGTGTGAGCCAGATGGAGACCGCCGCTGGGTTGTCCCTTTCCCTGGAGACCCTTGCCCGCTACGCCCAGGCCTTGGGACTCTCCTTGAGGCTAGAGTTCGCCGACGAACGGGGGGAGGTTCTGGCCCGCTACACCCTGTCCCCGGAGGAAGCCGTGGCCGAGCCCGTCACCACTGGCTGGGTCCTGCCCGAGGGCCTTCTGGGCGCCGTCGGCAGAGGCTCCACCGACCAGGCCGCCTAA
- a CDS encoding helix-turn-helix domain-containing protein — protein MNKSEAIRKLYQQGKSVSEIAKTLGLSYQRVYNTLRRSGLLPKAQTPSSEAYRRFIDGLEIRSVELREVHARLERKPEGGLHLEAQMDPFGPEEIPGGFAAGLRLALTFRDAQGAFGGLELRMAALYTSPVFPEEGLFQIFRERNLPLNLWPYLRLHVDFLTGQMGLPRLVLPVFKA, from the coding sequence ATGAACAAGTCCGAGGCTATCCGCAAGCTCTACCAGCAGGGAAAAAGCGTATCTGAGATCGCCAAGACCCTGGGCCTCAGCTACCAAAGGGTCTACAACACCCTACGTCGCTCAGGTCTACTGCCCAAGGCCCAGACGCCCAGCTCTGAGGCCTACCGCCGCTTCATCGACGGGCTCGAGATCCGGTCCGTGGAGCTCCGGGAGGTGCACGCCCGCCTGGAGCGCAAGCCCGAAGGAGGCCTCCACCTCGAGGCCCAGATGGACCCCTTCGGCCCGGAGGAAATCCCGGGAGGCTTCGCCGCGGGCCTCAGGCTGGCCCTCACCTTCCGGGACGCCCAAGGGGCCTTTGGCGGCTTGGAACTCCGGATGGCGGCCCTCTACACCAGCCCCGTCTTTCCCGAGGAGGGCCTCTTCCAGATCTTCCGGGAGCGCAACCTCCCCCTGAACCTTTGGCCCTACCTGCGCCTCCACGTGGACTTCCTCACAGGCCAGATGGGGCTTCCCCGGCTGGTTCTGCCCGTCTTTAAGGCGTGA
- a CDS encoding 3'-5' exonuclease, with product MPQVGFTDHFFKGLEALSREEQNRVREAVFAFMQDPKHPSFKLHRLEDIKTDRFWSARVSKDLRLILYHHPEMGWIFAYVGHHDDAYRWAETHQAEVHPKLGLLQIFRVVEEVRVEPRKIKPLLPDYPDDYLLDLGVPPSYLKPLRLVETEDQLLGLIEGLPQDVQERLLDLAAGRPVTLPPKLAPSEEWFKHPLSRQHIHFIQNLDELRQALSYPWERWMVFLHPAQREAVERVFQGPARVTGPAGTGKTVVALHRAAALARRYPEEPLLLTTFNRFLASRLRSGLQRLLGEVPPNLTVENLHSLARRLHEQHVGPVKLVKEEDYGPWLLEAAQGLEYGKNFLLSEFAFADAWGLYTWEAYRGFPRTGRGVPLTARERLKLFGAFQKVWGRMENEGALTFNGLLHRLRQRAEEGALPRFRAVVVDEAQDLGPAELLLVRALAQEAPDSLFFALDPAQRIYKSPLSWQALGLEVRGRSIRLKVNYRTTREIAKRAEAVLPKEVEGEMREVLSLLQGPEPEIRGFPTQEACQAELVRWLRWLLEQGVRPEEVAVLARVRKLAEGLAEGLRRAGIPVVLLSDQEDPGEGVRLGTVHSAKGLEFRAVALFGANRGLFPLESLLREAPSEADREALLAQERNLLYVAMSRARERLWVGYWDEGSPFLTP from the coding sequence ATGCCGCAGGTCGGATTCACGGATCACTTTTTCAAGGGCCTCGAGGCCCTATCGCGGGAGGAGCAGAACCGGGTGCGGGAAGCGGTCTTCGCCTTCATGCAGGACCCCAAGCACCCGAGCTTCAAGCTCCACAGGCTGGAGGATATCAAAACCGATCGGTTCTGGTCCGCCCGCGTGAGCAAGGACCTCCGCCTCATCCTCTATCACCATCCCGAGATGGGCTGGATCTTCGCCTACGTGGGCCACCATGACGATGCCTACCGCTGGGCGGAGACCCACCAGGCGGAGGTCCACCCCAAGCTGGGGTTGCTTCAGATTTTCCGGGTGGTGGAGGAGGTCAGGGTGGAGCCCCGAAAGATCAAACCGCTTCTCCCCGATTACCCGGATGACTACCTCCTGGACCTCGGGGTTCCCCCCTCCTACCTGAAGCCCCTGCGCCTGGTGGAAACAGAGGATCAGCTCCTGGGCCTTATTGAGGGGCTACCCCAGGACGTGCAGGAGCGGCTTCTGGACCTGGCGGCGGGTAGGCCCGTAACCCTCCCGCCCAAGCTCGCCCCCTCGGAGGAGTGGTTTAAACACCCCCTCTCCCGACAGCACATCCACTTCATCCAGAACCTGGACGAACTCCGCCAGGCCTTGAGTTACCCCTGGGAACGCTGGATGGTCTTCCTCCACCCCGCCCAGCGGGAGGCGGTGGAGCGGGTCTTCCAGGGACCGGCCCGGGTGACGGGGCCTGCGGGGACCGGGAAGACCGTGGTCGCACTCCACCGGGCCGCCGCCCTAGCCCGACGCTACCCCGAAGAACCCCTCCTCCTCACCACTTTTAACCGCTTCCTGGCCTCCCGCCTGCGCTCCGGGCTCCAGCGCCTCCTGGGGGAGGTGCCCCCAAACCTGACCGTGGAAAACCTGCACAGCCTGGCCCGCCGCCTCCACGAGCAGCACGTGGGGCCGGTGAAACTGGTCAAGGAAGAGGACTACGGACCCTGGCTCCTGGAGGCGGCCCAGGGGCTGGAGTACGGGAAGAACTTCCTGCTCTCGGAATTCGCCTTCGCCGACGCCTGGGGGCTTTACACCTGGGAGGCTTACCGAGGTTTCCCCCGCACGGGCCGCGGGGTGCCCCTGACTGCCCGGGAGAGGCTCAAGCTCTTTGGGGCCTTCCAGAAGGTGTGGGGGCGGATGGAGAACGAAGGGGCCCTGACCTTCAACGGCCTCCTGCACCGCCTGCGCCAACGGGCGGAGGAAGGGGCCCTCCCCCGTTTCCGGGCGGTGGTGGTGGACGAGGCCCAGGACCTGGGGCCGGCCGAGCTCCTTTTGGTGCGCGCCTTGGCGCAAGAGGCACCGGACAGCCTCTTCTTCGCCCTAGACCCTGCTCAGCGCATCTATAAAAGCCCCCTTTCTTGGCAGGCTTTGGGCCTCGAGGTTCGGGGCCGCTCCATCCGGCTCAAGGTCAACTACCGCACCACCCGCGAGATCGCCAAGCGGGCCGAGGCCGTCCTGCCCAAGGAGGTGGAAGGGGAGATGCGGGAGGTCCTCTCCCTCCTTCAGGGGCCGGAGCCGGAGATACGGGGCTTCCCGACCCAGGAGGCGTGCCAGGCGGAGCTGGTCCGTTGGCTGCGCTGGCTTCTGGAGCAAGGGGTGCGCCCCGAGGAGGTGGCCGTCCTGGCCCGGGTGAGGAAGCTGGCCGAGGGGCTCGCAGAAGGGCTTAGGAGGGCGGGTATCCCTGTGGTCCTCCTCTCGGACCAGGAGGACCCGGGGGAGGGCGTCCGCCTGGGCACGGTCCACAGCGCCAAGGGGCTGGAGTTCCGCGCGGTGGCGCTTTTCGGGGCCAACCGAGGCCTCTTTCCCCTGGAGTCCCTCCTGCGGGAGGCCCCTTCCGAGGCCGACCGGGAGGCCCTCCTTGCCCAGGAGCGTAACCTCCTCTACGTGGCCATGTCCCGGGCCCGGGAGCGGCTTTGGGTGGGCTACTGGGACGAAGGGAGCCCCTTCCTCACGCCTTAA
- a CDS encoding type I restriction endonuclease subunit R, with amino-acid sequence MRGRFTESEAEAAALIWLESLGWSVKGGPEIAPDGESPERGDFREVVLSGRLRDALAHLNPGLPQEALEDAFRRVTHPEGATLEARNRAFHHMLVDGVTVEYRRADGRLVGAQVRVLDFENPENNDWLAVNQFSVQGQSLRRPDIVLFVNGLPLAVVELKNPADEDATAYSAFKQLQTYKSQLPELMAFNEFLVASDGMEARIGTLTAGWEWFKPWRTIAGEEIEDVGVAPLEVLLKGVFRKPHLLELIRDFVVFEDNGSGRLAKKMAGYHQFHAVRVAVQETLRAANLAEGDGRGGKRGDRRIGVVWHTQGSGKSLTMVFYTGRIVREPAMGNPTVVVLTDRNDLDDQLYGVFARCQDLLRQSPFKAESRAHLRELLRRSSGGIIFTTIQKFLPEEKGDPHPLLSERENIVVIADEAHRSQYDFIDGFARHMRDALPKASFVAFTGTPVELADRNTRAVFGDYISVYDIQRAVEDGATVPIYYEARLAKLDLPEELKPKIDEEFEEVTEGEELERKERLKAKWAQLEAIVGSERRLKLIAQDIVNHFEARLEAMDGKAMVVCMSRRICVELYNEIVRLRPDWHHEDDDKGVVKVVMTGSASDPPEWQPHIRNKARRELLANRFRDPSDPFKLVIVRDMWLTGFDCPSLHTMYLDKPMRGHALMQAIARVNRVFRDKPGGLVVDYLGLGYELKLALQTYTESGGRGTVALDQEEAVRLAQEKYEVCRDLLHGFDWSRWQGGSPDERLSLLAAAQEHILAQQSGKERFMQAVAELSRAFALAVPREEVLAFRDDLAFFQAVRAVLAKRAPGDARPEEELDHAIRQIISRAVVPEGVVDLFQAAGLKKPDVSILSEEFLLEVQGMPHKNLAVEVLQKLLRGEIRARYRRNVAQARAFSEMLEQAVRRYQNRAVDAVQVLEELIQLARRMREAEGRGERLGLSEEELAFYDALAASQGPEAALADETLRTIAQEVLKVVRENVTVDWAVRENAQAQLRVLVKRLLRKYGYPPDRQEQAALLVLEQAKALSELWERAA; translated from the coding sequence ATGAGGGGAAGGTTCACGGAGTCCGAAGCAGAGGCGGCCGCCCTGATCTGGCTCGAGTCCCTGGGCTGGTCGGTGAAAGGAGGGCCGGAAATCGCCCCGGACGGCGAATCTCCCGAGCGGGGAGACTTCCGCGAGGTGGTGCTCTCCGGGCGCCTTCGGGACGCGCTGGCCCACCTCAACCCCGGCCTGCCCCAGGAGGCCCTCGAGGACGCCTTCCGCCGCGTCACCCATCCCGAGGGGGCGACCCTGGAGGCCAGGAACCGCGCCTTCCACCACATGCTGGTGGACGGGGTCACGGTGGAGTACCGCAGGGCGGACGGGCGCCTCGTTGGGGCCCAGGTGCGGGTGCTGGACTTCGAGAACCCAGAAAACAACGACTGGCTGGCCGTCAACCAGTTCTCCGTCCAAGGGCAGTCCCTTCGGCGGCCCGACATCGTGCTCTTCGTGAACGGCCTTCCCCTGGCCGTGGTTGAGCTCAAGAACCCCGCGGACGAGGACGCCACCGCCTACTCTGCCTTCAAGCAGCTGCAGACCTACAAGTCCCAGCTGCCCGAGCTCATGGCGTTTAACGAGTTTCTGGTGGCCTCCGATGGGATGGAGGCCCGCATCGGAACCCTCACGGCCGGGTGGGAGTGGTTCAAGCCCTGGCGAACGATCGCGGGAGAGGAGATCGAGGACGTGGGGGTCGCCCCGCTCGAGGTCCTGCTCAAGGGGGTGTTCCGGAAGCCTCACCTCCTGGAGCTCATACGCGACTTCGTAGTCTTTGAAGACAACGGGAGCGGGCGGCTGGCCAAGAAGATGGCGGGCTACCACCAGTTCCACGCGGTCCGGGTGGCGGTGCAGGAAACCCTGCGGGCGGCCAACCTGGCCGAGGGCGACGGAAGGGGGGGCAAAAGGGGAGACCGGCGCATCGGGGTGGTCTGGCACACCCAAGGGTCGGGCAAGAGCTTGACCATGGTCTTTTACACCGGCCGGATCGTCCGGGAGCCGGCCATGGGGAACCCCACCGTCGTGGTGCTCACCGACCGCAACGACCTAGACGATCAGCTCTACGGGGTGTTCGCCCGTTGCCAGGACCTCCTGCGCCAATCCCCGTTCAAGGCGGAAAGCCGGGCCCACCTGCGAGAACTCCTGCGGCGCTCCTCGGGCGGGATCATCTTCACCACCATCCAGAAGTTCCTCCCCGAGGAGAAGGGGGACCCTCATCCCTTGCTCTCCGAACGGGAAAACATCGTGGTCATCGCCGACGAGGCCCACCGCAGCCAGTACGACTTCATCGACGGGTTTGCCCGCCACATGCGGGACGCCCTGCCCAAAGCCTCCTTCGTGGCCTTTACCGGCACGCCGGTAGAGCTGGCCGACCGCAACACCCGGGCGGTCTTCGGCGACTACATCTCCGTCTACGACATCCAGCGGGCGGTGGAGGACGGGGCCACGGTGCCCATCTACTACGAGGCGCGGCTCGCCAAGCTGGACCTGCCCGAGGAGCTTAAGCCCAAGATCGACGAGGAGTTCGAAGAGGTCACGGAGGGCGAGGAGCTGGAACGGAAGGAGCGCCTCAAGGCGAAGTGGGCCCAGCTCGAGGCCATCGTGGGTTCGGAGCGCCGGCTCAAGCTCATCGCCCAGGACATCGTGAACCACTTTGAGGCCCGCCTGGAGGCGATGGACGGCAAGGCCATGGTGGTGTGCATGAGCCGCCGCATCTGCGTGGAGCTCTACAACGAGATCGTCCGGCTGCGCCCCGATTGGCACCACGAGGACGACGACAAGGGCGTGGTCAAGGTGGTGATGACCGGCTCCGCCTCGGACCCCCCAGAGTGGCAGCCGCACATCCGCAACAAGGCGCGCCGCGAGCTGCTCGCCAACCGCTTTCGGGACCCCTCCGACCCCTTCAAGCTTGTCATCGTCCGGGACATGTGGCTTACCGGCTTTGACTGCCCCAGCCTCCACACCATGTACCTGGACAAGCCCATGCGCGGCCACGCCCTCATGCAGGCCATCGCCCGGGTGAACCGCGTCTTCCGGGACAAGCCCGGCGGCCTGGTGGTGGACTACCTCGGTCTGGGGTACGAGCTTAAGCTGGCCCTGCAGACCTACACCGAGAGCGGTGGACGAGGGACGGTGGCCTTGGACCAGGAGGAGGCGGTGCGCCTGGCGCAGGAGAAGTACGAGGTCTGCCGCGATCTTCTCCACGGGTTTGACTGGTCGCGCTGGCAGGGGGGGTCTCCGGACGAGCGGCTCTCCCTCCTTGCGGCCGCCCAGGAACACATCCTGGCCCAGCAAAGCGGCAAGGAGCGGTTTATGCAAGCGGTGGCGGAACTCTCCCGCGCCTTCGCCCTAGCCGTTCCCCGGGAGGAGGTCCTGGCTTTTCGGGACGATCTCGCCTTCTTCCAGGCCGTCCGGGCGGTTCTGGCCAAGCGCGCCCCCGGCGACGCCAGGCCTGAGGAGGAGCTCGACCACGCCATCCGCCAGATCATCTCCCGGGCCGTGGTCCCGGAAGGGGTGGTGGACCTTTTCCAGGCGGCCGGGCTAAAAAAACCGGATGTCTCCATCCTGTCCGAGGAGTTTCTCCTGGAAGTCCAGGGAATGCCGCACAAGAACCTGGCGGTTGAGGTCCTGCAAAAGCTCCTCCGGGGGGAGATCCGCGCCCGGTACCGCCGCAACGTGGCCCAAGCGCGCGCTTTCTCGGAGATGCTGGAACAGGCGGTGCGCCGTTACCAGAACCGGGCCGTAGACGCGGTGCAGGTGTTGGAGGAGTTGATCCAGCTGGCGCGAAGGATGCGGGAGGCGGAGGGCCGAGGAGAGCGGCTGGGGCTTTCGGAGGAGGAGCTGGCCTTTTACGACGCCCTGGCCGCCAGCCAAGGTCCAGAGGCGGCCCTGGCCGATGAGACCCTGCGGACCATCGCCCAAGAGGTCCTGAAGGTGGTTCGTGAAAACGTCACCGTGGATTGGGCGGTGCGGGAAAACGCCCAGGCCCAGCTGCGGGTCCTCGTGAAGCGGTTGCTCCGGAAGTACGGGTACCCGCCCGACCGGCAGGAGCAGGCGGCCCTGTTGGTTCTGGAACAAGCCAAAGCGCTTTCGGAGCTGTGGGAGAGGGCCGCATGA